The following are encoded in a window of Lynx canadensis isolate LIC74 chromosome B1, mLynCan4.pri.v2, whole genome shotgun sequence genomic DNA:
- the TRMT9B gene encoding probable tRNA methyltransferase 9B isoform X1, whose protein sequence is MDHEAAQLEKQHVHDVYEGTAPYFNDLQSKAWPRVRQFLQEQKPGSLIADIGCGTGKYLKVNSQVYTLGCDYCGPLVEIARSRGCEVMVCDNLHLPFRDQGFDAIISIGVIHHFSTKQRRIRAIKEMARVLVPGGQLMIYVWAMEQKNRHFEKQDVLVPWNRALCSQLFSDSSQPGRKQQCGHPERSHPYHPPCSVCSCSVCFKEQGHSKRSHSMDYEPMMARACCANISEEGEEENGFYNTFGKSFRSWFFSRSLDESTLRKQVERVRPLKTTEAWDNSTISIQPSRHSSLDLGHQEPLSTRQQTSDEDVFVETSQKQLEWLRAPATKKHLHGGQQREVRRNGDGNFLESTNTNANRVNADDVEEGDPSSKILRRISAVDSTDSNPDATISVEEQQPDVLDSRALMRYYHVFREGELYGLLKENVSELHVLSSGNDHGNWCIIAEKKDNCD, encoded by the exons ATGGATCATGAAGCTGCCCAGCTGGAAAAGCAGCACGTACATGATGTGTATGAGGGCACCGCACCTTACTTCAATGACCTGCAGAGCAAAGCCTGGCCTCGAGTCCGTCAGTTCCTCCAGGAGCAGAAGCCGGGCAGCCTCATCGCTGACATAG GTTGTGGGACTGGAAAGTATCTTAAAGTGAACAGCCAGGTGTACACCCTGGGCTGTGACTACTGTGGGCCATTGGTAGAGATTGCCCGGAGTAGAGGATGTGAAGTCATGGTATGTGACAACCTTCATCTCCCCTTTAGGGATCAGGGCTTCGATGCCATCATCTCCATAGGAG tcatCCATCATTTTTCTACAAAACAGAGAAGAATCAGAGCAATAAAAGAAATGGCCAGGGTCTTAGTTCCTGGAGGCCAGCTGATGATTTATGTTTGGGCCATGGAACAAAAGAACCGGCACTTTGAGAAGCAAGATGTGCTTGTCCCGTGGAACAGGGCCTTATGCTCCCAGCTCTTCTCAGACTCCAGCCAGCCTGGGAGAAAACAGCAGTGTGGACACCCGGAAAGAAGCCATCCCTACCATCCTCCTTGTTCTGTCTGTAGCTGCTCTGTTTGTTTTAAAGAGCAAGGTCATTCCAAACGGTCCCACAGCATGGACTATGAACCAATGATGGCCAGAGCCTGTTGTGCAAATATctctgaggaaggagaggaagaaaatggattctATAACACATTCGGAAAATCTTTTCGTTCCTGGTTTTTCTCTAGGTCTTTGGATGAATCAACTCTGAGGAAGCAAGTTGAGAGAGTGAGGCCCCTGAAGACTACAGAGGCTTGGGACAACAGCACCATATCGATCCAGCCTTCCAGACACTCCAGTTTAGACTTAGGTCACCAAGAGCCATTGTCAACAAGACAGCAAACTTCAGATGAAGATGTGTTTGTGGAGACTTCGCAAAAACAGTTGGAGTGGCTGAGAGCACCAGCCACAAAGAAACATCTGCATGGAGGCCAGCAAAGAGAAGTTAGGAGAAATGGAGATGGGAATTTTCTGGAAAGCACCAACACCAATGCGAATCGTGTGAATGCAGATGATGTAGAAGAAGGCGACCCTTCTAGTAAAATACTGAGAAGGATTTCTGCAGTCGACTCCACAGATTCCAACCCAGATGCCACAATTTCTGTCGAAGAACAACAGCCCGACGTTTTGGATTCCAGAGCCTTGATGCGCTATTACCATGTGTTTCGAGAGGGCGAGCTCTACGGCCTGCTGAAGGAGAACGTGTCGGAGCTGCATGTTCTGAGCTCCGGGAACGATCATGGCAACTGGTGTATCATTGCCGAGAAAAAGGACAACTGCGATTGA
- the TRMT9B gene encoding probable tRNA methyltransferase 9B isoform X2 produces MARVLVPGGQLMIYVWAMEQKNRHFEKQDVLVPWNRALCSQLFSDSSQPGRKQQCGHPERSHPYHPPCSVCSCSVCFKEQGHSKRSHSMDYEPMMARACCANISEEGEEENGFYNTFGKSFRSWFFSRSLDESTLRKQVERVRPLKTTEAWDNSTISIQPSRHSSLDLGHQEPLSTRQQTSDEDVFVETSQKQLEWLRAPATKKHLHGGQQREVRRNGDGNFLESTNTNANRVNADDVEEGDPSSKILRRISAVDSTDSNPDATISVEEQQPDVLDSRALMRYYHVFREGELYGLLKENVSELHVLSSGNDHGNWCIIAEKKDNCD; encoded by the coding sequence ATGGCCAGGGTCTTAGTTCCTGGAGGCCAGCTGATGATTTATGTTTGGGCCATGGAACAAAAGAACCGGCACTTTGAGAAGCAAGATGTGCTTGTCCCGTGGAACAGGGCCTTATGCTCCCAGCTCTTCTCAGACTCCAGCCAGCCTGGGAGAAAACAGCAGTGTGGACACCCGGAAAGAAGCCATCCCTACCATCCTCCTTGTTCTGTCTGTAGCTGCTCTGTTTGTTTTAAAGAGCAAGGTCATTCCAAACGGTCCCACAGCATGGACTATGAACCAATGATGGCCAGAGCCTGTTGTGCAAATATctctgaggaaggagaggaagaaaatggattctATAACACATTCGGAAAATCTTTTCGTTCCTGGTTTTTCTCTAGGTCTTTGGATGAATCAACTCTGAGGAAGCAAGTTGAGAGAGTGAGGCCCCTGAAGACTACAGAGGCTTGGGACAACAGCACCATATCGATCCAGCCTTCCAGACACTCCAGTTTAGACTTAGGTCACCAAGAGCCATTGTCAACAAGACAGCAAACTTCAGATGAAGATGTGTTTGTGGAGACTTCGCAAAAACAGTTGGAGTGGCTGAGAGCACCAGCCACAAAGAAACATCTGCATGGAGGCCAGCAAAGAGAAGTTAGGAGAAATGGAGATGGGAATTTTCTGGAAAGCACCAACACCAATGCGAATCGTGTGAATGCAGATGATGTAGAAGAAGGCGACCCTTCTAGTAAAATACTGAGAAGGATTTCTGCAGTCGACTCCACAGATTCCAACCCAGATGCCACAATTTCTGTCGAAGAACAACAGCCCGACGTTTTGGATTCCAGAGCCTTGATGCGCTATTACCATGTGTTTCGAGAGGGCGAGCTCTACGGCCTGCTGAAGGAGAACGTGTCGGAGCTGCATGTTCTGAGCTCCGGGAACGATCATGGCAACTGGTGTATCATTGCCGAGAAAAAGGACAACTGCGATTGA